ATCGTCTGATAAATCCATTGCTCAAGGGGCGATCGAGGAGAGTTGGCGGTTGCGTTAGACATTGATACCCTGGCGTGTCGAATTCGCTAAGGTTGATTCACTATGGTTAACCTATGGGTTAACGAGTGTGGGTTAACTTGAGAGTTAACTGGGTTGTTAAGCTGGCAGGTGCATCACCTTTCAGGCTCATAGCATACTCGGATTCTGCTCAAATGATGCACAAGGTTTTGAATTCAGCGAGGAATTTTATCTCAAAAGTCGTTGAAACAATTGGCTCGCCGTTGGGCTAACCGTTGGCTGGAATTCATCTGGAGTCTGTTGGGAACGTCCTGGTATCCTGGTTGTCTTTTCCTGCAATAGCGCACTCTAGCCGGAGAGATTCGCAGATATTAGCCCTGCCATCGATCACCAGATATCCCGAAAACACTGACAATAGCAGTTGATTGGTTCTGCGAATCAATATTGTCAGATCTGCTTTCTGAAACTTGCTTTCAATTTACCGAATGTTTCGTCCTATGACAAAAGAATCTCCCTTCGACCCAAAATCTGACCCAAGAGCTGACGCCAATCGCGCAAAGGTTCCAACCAGCCTGCTGCTGAGTCTGGGCACGATTCCGGTACTGGCTGTCCTAATCGGCAGTAAAGCTATCCTGCAAGCGATGCGGGAAATTGGGGAAGCCAGCGAAGAGCTTTTTAGGGGCGATCGACTCCCCATTCTAGAAACCCAGAATCTAGAAAAAGACACGAGCCGGGTTCATTCAGAAAGCAGTAATTAGCGATCCGCCTGTGGCGGTTGCGCGAAGCGGTCGCTTCAGCCCGGCTGTCCCGATAGTGCCCTCATGCGCTGACGGCGACGACGCTCCCAAATTTTCGGCATGACTTTAATCCAACGCTTGAAGCCGCTCCATTCTTCGGGGGTGAGAGCGATCTGTTGCCAGGTTGGGCGAGACAGCAATTGATCTGACCAGGCTTCAAGTTTGGGATAGGCAGCGAACCCCACACCTAAATCCGGCAATCGATGGACGAGGGTTCCGGCGACAATTTCTGCTAGCGTGAGCCGATCGCCTGCAAAGTAGCGATTGTCTCCCAGCAGATTTTCCAGAAAGCTGAGCGTGTTGATTGCCCGCAGCCGAGCGTACTTCCATTCCTCCGAGGCTTCATTTGCTGCAATGTCGTTTTCATCGTAAGCAATCAGCCTCAGTAGCGCAGGCAGGAGTTCGCTGAAGGTGACAGACTGTACCATCCGCACTTTAGCCAGGGCGATCGCCTCTGTGGGCAGCAGGGAGGGCGTAGGATAGCGGGCTTCCAGGTAGTCCAGAATTGCCAGCGACTCAATAATCTGAAACTCCCCGTCCACCAAGACCGGAACGTGACTAAACGGATTCACGGCAAGAAATTCGGGGTCAAACTGTTCGCCGCCCAAATCGATCGGAATTAGCTCAAACGGAAGCTGCTTTTCCAGCAGAGCCAGCCAGACAGGACGGGCATAGGCAGAGGGACGAGCGTAGTAGAGTTTCAGCACGGGTATTTACCTCAAAGTCACGATTGATTAAAGACCGATCGGTCTGTTTTAGGGTAAAAAAATTTAGCCGAAGATTTAGTCAGACATAGCAAGCTGCCGGACATAGGCTTCAAGGTGAGCGATAGCCTGCTGCAAATAGGAAGTATCGCCATACAGCTTTGTCAGCATCACCGCTCCTTCGATCGTTGCGATCAAAATGGTGGCAACCTGCTCAGCTTTCAAGGTAGGGAGTAATTCGCCGCGGACAATACCTTTTTCGACAATTTGCAGAATAAGACTCCGCCAGTCGTTCATGGCTCGCTGTGCCCGATCGCGCAGGGCAGGATGGGTATCGTCGCTCTCCACGGCCGTATTCAAAATCGGACAGCCTCCCGGCACAGGCGGATCGTCCAGAATATTGGCGTGAACGCTCAGGAGAGCAATCAGGCGATCGACGGCATGACGTTTTCCTTGTAAGGCAATCCTGAACCGCTGCCGCATCCGATCGACCGCGAAATCAAACGCTTCAATCGCCAGCTCATCCTTGCTGCGAAAGTGGTTATAAATTCCGCCCTTCTGCAAGCCAGTCGCCTGCATTAAATCCGCCATCGAAGACCCGGCAAATCCCTGCTGATTAAACAGAGCTGCCGCCTGCTTGATGATTCTTGCTTTGGTTTCTTCAGCTTTTGGCATTGGTTGAGGGTCTTTTTCAGACCGATCGGTCTGTTTTAATTTAGCAGAGAAAATGGGGGTAGACAAGATCGAACAAATCAACCTGTCTCAAACCATTCCCTGCAATACCTGCTCGTACCGATCGCCTGCCCGTTCCCAGGTAAATTCCTGCTCCACCATCGATCGGGCTGCGTGGGACAACTGCTGTCGCAGGTCTGGATTTTCAAACAGTTGACTAATCGCTTCTAGATACTCCTCGATTCGATTGGCGCGAAGTGCCCGTAAAGAAGATTCTCCAGCCGGAACAGACCCATCCACGGATAAGCCTTCTAAGCCGCGATCGCTGCCGACGACCGGAACCCCTGCCGCCATTGCTTCCAGGGTTTTGTTTTTGATGCCGAAGCCTGTGCGGAGGGGAATTACACAGACGGTTGCCTGATGGAGCTCCTGGGCGATCGAATTTACCTGTCCGGTGACGATCACGCCGGGTCGCGCCGCTAATTCCTGAACGGCAGGGACGGGACGAGCGCCCACAATCCGAAAGACGGCATCCGGGTATCGCTGCTGGAGCTGGGGCAGTACCTCGATCGCAAAAAATCGGGCGGCATCAATATTGTGGGAGGCATCCATCGCGCCGACAAAAACAAGAGTTCTTCCACCCAGATCGGACGATCGCATCGGGAATTTTGCCAGATCCACACCGTTGGGAATTACGGGGATAAAACCTTTTGCGCCCAGATTAATTAGCTCTTGCCGATCGTCTGGGGTTGTCACCACGATCTCAGAGAATTTTTGGCAGTAGCGACGTTCGTAGCGACGAAGCAGGGGCAGGTAGAGGCGGTCGCGCCAGGGGTGGGAAGCAGCTTGGGTTTGCAGGTGGTCTCGCGTCCAGGCATAGACGGAGCTGTGGACATCGACGATCGTGCGAATCTGCTTTCGGAATTCCGGTCGAATATAGATTTCGTTAACGCTGTGTTCGCAGGAGATCACATCAAACTTGCCATCGGCAACGGCACGATCGACCCAGGCTTGCAGGTCGGTTGAGTAGCGGTGCAGCACGTTCGGCGGAGTCTGACTGATCCAGGCTTGTCCGAAGCGCATTGCCCGTCCTAAAAGCTTTGCTGAAATGCCTTGCGGCTCCTCCGGCAGGGGAAAGATCACCAGTTGCGGGACGATCGATCGCAGTGCCTCCACTTCCACATCCGTTACGCCCGAATGCCGCTGGGTAACAAGCGTGACCGAATGCCGCTGCGCCAAATGCTGAAGCAAATAGAACGTCCGAATCTCCGTGCCTCCCTGGCTGGGCGGATAGGGAAAGGTCGAAGACAGCATCAAAATTCGCAGGGGTTGCCGTTGGCTCATGGGCGAGAACGCGGGATAGATGGCTGGTAAAAATTCGGCGATTGCATCTGCGGCTCAGTATGCCCAAAAATGCCTGTCTCTCCCCAGTACGCTCTCTGATTCTGTCGATCGCTGCGCCAGCAATTTCTCAGTAGAGGGGCTAGCTCGCCTGCTGCAAGCCGAAGGCAAGGTGGAGTTCTTTCCGGTGTAACGTTAGTTCGATCGCCTTTCGGGAACACTACCGCTAATCTCAAAAAATCCGATTCAGGTTTTCCCTATGCGCCGTATTCCCCCGAACCGCATTCAGCCCAAGATCAGCACCTTGCCCCGCCAGCGATCGGAAGCCGCCGCTTTTCTGGATATTTATAAGCTCGTGATCGAAAAGAAGCGACTCCAGCAGGAACTCGAAAACATGGAACAGCGCCGGGAACAGATTGTGAAACGGCTGGCTGCCCTGGATATTCAGGTGACAGATCTGGAAAGTAGCGCCCATCAGATTCGCGAACAGGGCGATCGTATCCCCGCAGAATCTCCGAAGCCAAAAGCCAACCCCTTTCCGCAGCCAACGGAGAGCTTTGAGACGTTTTTCCTAGAGTATTAGGGCGCGTAGTGTGCAATCATTAGCAGGGGTTATATCTTTAGGTATAAATACCGTAAAGATTTATGACGAAACTTTGGTGTACTTTGTTACGATGTTTACTGGAAACGGGCAGCTTAGTTATGTAGTTGCTCTTACCCCCTGCCGATTGGGAACGCGCAGAATTGGGGTTTCTTCCAACTGAGAAAACGACATTTATTCTAGACTGGCAAGGGAAAGCCAGTCTTTTTTACATTTATTGGCATCCATCCGCCATGATTTCCCCGCCTGCGCTCACTGCTGCCCTCAAAGAATGGGCGGTTGCCGTCGATGCCCTTGCTGCCGGAGAAATGCTCGTCCTGCTGCGGAAAGGCGGCATTCGCGAACCCAGCGGCAAATTTACGATCGCGGAAACTCCCTTCTGGCTCTACCCCACCTACGAGCATCAAAAACCCCATTTGCTGAAAGCGGATTATGCGAGTCGAGTCGCACCCGTCCCCTCTGGCTGGCATCCTGAAGCGGTAAAAATTCCCGCCTGGGCAGAGATCACCGATCGGTTTGAAGTTAGCGATGGCGCGATCGTGCAAGCCCTGCTGCCCTTCCACATCTGGAACGCGGAATTTGTGACGGAACGACTGAAGTGGAAGCCCAAACTGCCGCTCTCGGTGCTGTTGCTGCGGGTGTATCGGTTGCCAGAGGCGATCGAAATTCCCTTTCAGCCAGAGTATGGAGGCTGTAAGTCCTGGATTAGCCTGTCAGACAGCTTCCCATCGGAGAATGCCCGTCCGGTGCTTTCGGAGGCGGATTATCAGCAGAAGGTTGAGCAGATTAAGGCGATCGTAGAGCCTGCTATAACGGGAGAAAAGGCATCAGGAGCCGAAAATGTCATCCTTTGAGCAGCGCATCTTTAGCCGAAGTTCCTTTCTGCCAAACGAAATTGTCGAACTGCGTCAGGCTTGCTTTACGCCAGCGCAGGTTTTTACTCCCGGCAAATACATCGCGGGTCACCTGCCAGACATCGCTTTTGAACTGGGATTGGTCGATCATCTGCCGCCTGTGAAAGGCAAAAATGCGGAAATCAAACCGCCAGAGGGAAAATAGGATCGATCGCGGATAGGTCGATCGCTGATGTAGATTACCTACGATGGGTCGATCGATAGACGGTCGCAGTGAAATATTTGCGGTAATCTCTTTCGCAGTCGGCAAAAGTGGTGCAAGCGTTAAAAACGAGGAGTCTCCGTGAATTCTAATCTGGTCAAAAAAGAGGCAAATCTGCTGCACAAAGCCCTGCTGCCGCTGCTCGCCCTCGATTCCCGTTTCACGGATCTGGTGCTGGTGGACGTTGCCAAAATTATCCAGATTTGCGGACAAAGCAACGGCGAACTCCGATCGTCCGAACTGCTCTCCTATCTGGTGCTGTATGCCCTGGTGAAGGAAGATGGCGAGAAGCTCTACGCCGCCTTAAATCTGTGGGAAAAGCCGGACGATCGCCTCAAGTATCAGAAAATCACCGTTCAACTTCTGCTCGACCTGACGGCAGGAAAGCCCGCAGACCAACTGATGCTGCCCTCAGTGCTGAACCGCCTGGATGAGGAGAAAGGCACAAACTATCTGGACTCCATCACCAACGCGATCTACAAATTTGCTCAGACGATCGTAAAAGCCGACGATCGAATCTCAATGGCAGAAATGGAGGCACTGTCTAAGGTTTGGCAGATGCTTCACACCTATCAGAAGCTCGATCGCTATCAGGATGGTTTTCCGGCAGAGAATCAGTCTGAGACGATCGCCCTGAATTCCTCCGATCAAAAACCCGCAGAGGAAGATCCGGTGGAACTCCTGGAGAAGACCCTGGCGGAACTGCAAGATCTGGTCGGTTTGGCAAACATCAAAGAAGAAGTCCAAACCCTGACCAATTTCCTAAAAGTCCAGAAAGTCCGGGCAGAAAGAGGACTGGCGCAAACATCAGTTTCGCTGCACTGCGTCTTCTGCGGTCCACCGGGAACGGGCAAAACTACCGTGGCACGGCTGATGGGCAAAATCTTTCGCGGCTTAGGCTTCCTGACAAAAGGCGAACTGATTGAAACCGATCGCTCCGGCATGGTGGCAGGCTACGTGGGACAAACGGCAAAGAAGGTGGACGATCTGGTGAACTCGGCGCTGGATGGTGTTCTGTTCATTGATGAGGCTTATGCCTTAGTGCCATCTGAGTCTGGACGGGATTTCGGACAGGAGGCGATCGACGTACTGCTAAAACGCATGGAGGACTATCGCAGCCGTCTGGTCGTCATCGTTGCCGGATACACGGACGAAATGACCACCTTTATCGAGTCCAATCCCGGTCTGGAGTCCCGCTTTAACCGCTACTTTTACTTCCAGGACTACCAGCCGGAGGAACTGCTGGCAATCTACGAAAAGATGGGCGAAAAGAGCCACTTTAAGCTAACCCCCGCCGCCCGCGAAAAGCTGCTCCGCCTGCTGGAAAACCTCTACGTGAATCGCGATCGCAACTTTGGCAACGGGCGATTAGTTCGCAACCTGTTTGAAAAGACGATCGAACGACAGGCAAACCGTCTCGCCGTGCTGTCCAACTTCACTGACGAAGTGCTGACAACAATCGAACCCGATGATATTCCTAGTCGGTTTGAGAGTGATCGAATGAGTATTACGCGATCGAGTTAGGGATATCTAGACCCTACCGACTATTCACTCCCCACCAAGCCAGCGCATAGCTCTGCGTTGGATCATTTACCCGATCGCGATAGACCACCCGCAGCTTATAGCGTCCTGTTGAGGGAATTCGCTGAAACAGATGCTCCACGCTGTCCACGGAACTGATCGACGCGCCGATGCTCTGATTCACGTCCTCATCTTCCGCCCGCATCAGGTAAATATCTAGATTGTTCAAGCCCCGATCGCGGAACTGTTCTTCCCGATCGAATTCGCCGTTCTGGTTCGCATCGGCGAGCTGCACTAAGCGATTCCAGGTGAGGGTTGCAGAGATCAAGCTGCCTGCTTGCAAGGGCTGTTCAAA
This is a stretch of genomic DNA from Leptolyngbya ohadii IS1. It encodes these proteins:
- a CDS encoding glutathione S-transferase family protein — encoded protein: MLKLYYARPSAYARPVWLALLEKQLPFELIPIDLGGEQFDPEFLAVNPFSHVPVLVDGEFQIIESLAILDYLEARYPTPSLLPTEAIALAKVRMVQSVTFSELLPALLRLIAYDENDIAANEASEEWKYARLRAINTLSFLENLLGDNRYFAGDRLTLAEIVAGTLVHRLPDLGVGFAAYPKLEAWSDQLLSRPTWQQIALTPEEWSGFKRWIKVMPKIWERRRRQRMRALSGQPG
- a CDS encoding TetR/AcrR family transcriptional regulator encodes the protein MPKAEETKARIIKQAAALFNQQGFAGSSMADLMQATGLQKGGIYNHFRSKDELAIEAFDFAVDRMRQRFRIALQGKRHAVDRLIALLSVHANILDDPPVPGGCPILNTAVESDDTHPALRDRAQRAMNDWRSLILQIVEKGIVRGELLPTLKAEQVATILIATIEGAVMLTKLYGDTSYLQQAIAHLEAYVRQLAMSD
- a CDS encoding glycosyltransferase family 4 protein: MSQRQPLRILMLSSTFPYPPSQGGTEIRTFYLLQHLAQRHSVTLVTQRHSGVTDVEVEALRSIVPQLVIFPLPEEPQGISAKLLGRAMRFGQAWISQTPPNVLHRYSTDLQAWVDRAVADGKFDVISCEHSVNEIYIRPEFRKQIRTIVDVHSSVYAWTRDHLQTQAASHPWRDRLYLPLLRRYERRYCQKFSEIVVTTPDDRQELINLGAKGFIPVIPNGVDLAKFPMRSSDLGGRTLVFVGAMDASHNIDAARFFAIEVLPQLQQRYPDAVFRIVGARPVPAVQELAARPGVIVTGQVNSIAQELHQATVCVIPLRTGFGIKNKTLEAMAAGVPVVGSDRGLEGLSVDGSVPAGESSLRALRANRIEEYLEAISQLFENPDLRQQLSHAARSMVEQEFTWERAGDRYEQVLQGMV
- a CDS encoding gas vesicle protein, producing the protein MRRIPPNRIQPKISTLPRQRSEAAAFLDIYKLVIEKKRLQQELENMEQRREQIVKRLAALDIQVTDLESSAHQIREQGDRIPAESPKPKANPFPQPTESFETFFLEY
- a CDS encoding DUF1802 family protein, which codes for MISPPALTAALKEWAVAVDALAAGEMLVLLRKGGIREPSGKFTIAETPFWLYPTYEHQKPHLLKADYASRVAPVPSGWHPEAVKIPAWAEITDRFEVSDGAIVQALLPFHIWNAEFVTERLKWKPKLPLSVLLLRVYRLPEAIEIPFQPEYGGCKSWISLSDSFPSENARPVLSEADYQQKVEQIKAIVEPAITGEKASGAENVIL
- a CDS encoding AAA family ATPase encodes the protein MNSNLVKKEANLLHKALLPLLALDSRFTDLVLVDVAKIIQICGQSNGELRSSELLSYLVLYALVKEDGEKLYAALNLWEKPDDRLKYQKITVQLLLDLTAGKPADQLMLPSVLNRLDEEKGTNYLDSITNAIYKFAQTIVKADDRISMAEMEALSKVWQMLHTYQKLDRYQDGFPAENQSETIALNSSDQKPAEEDPVELLEKTLAELQDLVGLANIKEEVQTLTNFLKVQKVRAERGLAQTSVSLHCVFCGPPGTGKTTVARLMGKIFRGLGFLTKGELIETDRSGMVAGYVGQTAKKVDDLVNSALDGVLFIDEAYALVPSESGRDFGQEAIDVLLKRMEDYRSRLVVIVAGYTDEMTTFIESNPGLESRFNRYFYFQDYQPEELLAIYEKMGEKSHFKLTPAAREKLLRLLENLYVNRDRNFGNGRLVRNLFEKTIERQANRLAVLSNFTDEVLTTIEPDDIPSRFESDRMSITRSS